Proteins encoded by one window of Chryseobacterium sp. POL2:
- a CDS encoding glucosaminidase domain-containing protein, translating to MKKVFALVCILTISFAKSQNWKTEDQYIQRFAKYAVEEMEKYKIPASITLAQGLLETGGGQSRLAQQGNNHFGIKCKEDWTGKTMKHTDDAPNECFRVYDDPRQSYEDHSIFLATRKYYTKLFDLEMKDYRAWAHGLKKAGYATNPRYAHILISKIEKYKLYEFDNTTTDQVYYAILKLYPGLDNDAVFMAQMDQNKTNAKATKPTIRTEYEQTSFAQHQKNVDKQVESLSAPQLLKNILVKNHPNGGMKFFIVPVDTDVATISKKFGISEKKIIKYNELNSNQLKKNDIVFLDSKSSSGNVDTYKAETGESMHNISQKFGIKLSKLYSKNRMDEGQQPRVGQLIYLKSKKPRS from the coding sequence ATGAAGAAAGTATTTGCTCTAGTTTGTATCCTGACAATAAGTTTTGCAAAATCTCAAAATTGGAAAACAGAAGATCAATACATCCAACGATTTGCAAAATATGCCGTTGAAGAAATGGAAAAATATAAAATCCCCGCAAGTATCACTCTAGCACAAGGTCTTTTAGAAACTGGTGGCGGACAAAGTCGATTGGCACAACAAGGCAACAATCATTTCGGTATCAAATGCAAAGAAGACTGGACGGGAAAAACCATGAAACATACAGATGATGCGCCCAACGAGTGTTTCCGTGTGTACGACGATCCGAGGCAATCTTATGAAGACCACTCTATTTTTCTTGCAACTAGAAAATATTACACCAAGTTGTTTGATTTGGAAATGAAAGATTATCGCGCTTGGGCACATGGTCTTAAAAAAGCAGGTTACGCTACCAATCCACGTTACGCCCATATTTTAATTAGCAAAATTGAAAAATATAAATTGTATGAATTTGATAATACAACAACAGATCAAGTTTATTACGCAATTTTAAAATTATATCCTGGTCTTGACAACGATGCCGTTTTTATGGCCCAAATGGATCAAAATAAAACCAATGCCAAGGCAACAAAACCAACTATCCGAACAGAATATGAACAAACATCCTTTGCTCAACATCAAAAAAATGTAGACAAACAAGTGGAAAGTCTTTCTGCCCCACAACTTTTAAAAAATATTTTGGTTAAAAACCATCCTAATGGTGGCATGAAGTTTTTCATTGTTCCAGTAGATACTGATGTGGCGACCATTTCAAAAAAATTCGGGATTAGCGAGAAAAAGATTATCAAGTACAACGAGTTGAACAGCAACCAACTCAAAAAAAATGATATCGTTTTCTTGGATAGCAAATCTTCTTCTGGAAATGTCGACACCTACAAAGCCGAAACTGGTGAAAGCATGCACAATATTTCTCAGAAATTCGGAATTAAATTGAGTAAACTTTATTCCAAAAACCGAATGGACGAAGGACAACAACCTCGCGTTGGTCAACTTATTTATCTTAAAAGTAAAAAACCAAGAAGCTAA
- a CDS encoding transketolase family protein: protein MKYTYTEKKDTRSGFGAGLAELADSNPNVVALCADLIGSLKMEKFIEKAPERFFQIGIAEANMMGIAAGLTINGKIPFAGTFANFATSRVYDQIRQSIAYSGKNVKIAASHAGLTLGEDGATHQVLEDIGMMKMLPGMTVINPCDYNQTKAATLAAAEHDGPVYLRFGRPVVPVFIPEDMPFEIGKGILLQEGTDVTIVATGHLVWESLLAAEALEKEGISCEIINIHTIKPLDEEIILKSVEKTGKIVTAEEHNYLGGLGESVAGMLARRRPTPQEFVAVHDTFGESGTPAELMKKYKIDSHAVIEAVKTIINKTK from the coding sequence ATGAAATATACATATACAGAAAAAAAAGATACAAGATCAGGATTTGGAGCTGGACTAGCGGAATTAGCAGACAGCAATCCAAATGTTGTAGCACTTTGCGCTGACCTTATTGGCTCTCTTAAAATGGAGAAATTCATCGAGAAAGCGCCAGAACGTTTTTTCCAAATTGGGATTGCAGAAGCCAACATGATGGGTATCGCTGCAGGTCTTACAATAAACGGAAAAATCCCTTTTGCTGGAACTTTTGCCAACTTTGCGACATCTCGCGTCTATGACCAAATTCGTCAATCGATTGCTTATTCTGGTAAAAATGTAAAAATAGCGGCTTCTCATGCAGGTCTTACTTTGGGAGAAGATGGCGCAACACACCAAGTTTTGGAAGACATCGGAATGATGAAAATGCTTCCAGGAATGACCGTTATCAACCCGTGTGATTATAACCAGACAAAAGCAGCAACTCTTGCAGCAGCAGAACATGATGGACCGGTTTATTTAAGATTTGGACGTCCAGTTGTTCCTGTTTTCATACCAGAAGATATGCCTTTCGAAATTGGTAAAGGGATTTTGTTGCAAGAAGGTACAGATGTAACAATTGTTGCTACTGGACACTTGGTTTGGGAAAGTCTTTTAGCTGCTGAAGCTTTAGAAAAAGAAGGTATTTCTTGCGAGATCATCAACATCCACACGATCAAACCTTTGGATGAAGAAATCATTTTAAAATCAGTTGAAAAAACAGGTAAAATTGTAACAGCCGAAGAACACAATTACTTAGGTGGTTTGGGCGAATCTGTTGCAGGAATGTTGGCAAGAAGAAGACCAACACCTCAAGAATTTGTAGCAGTTCATGATACTTTTGGAGAATCTGGAACGCCTGCTGAATTGATGAAAAAATACAAAATCGACTCACACGCAGTTATCGAAGCGGTTAAGACGATTATTAACAAAACTAAATAA
- a CDS encoding 1-aminocyclopropane-1-carboxylate deaminase/D-cysteine desulfhydrase, whose protein sequence is MLTTEHNIPIQKIDNIKGVELWIKREDLIDQKISGNKYWKLFYNIKNYTEQNNINPKLISFGGAFSNHIVSVSAVAKQLNFPSLGIIRGEELKDKISENPTLRQALENGMEFRFVSREKYRDKEPLKLELQTEFPTSLVIPEGGSNHLAVEGIQWMLSSHTKDFDYLCSAVGTGGTIAGISKFAEHHQKVIGIKVVQDDSLEDQIKKWSGKSNFELINAKEARYGKITDDNIRFINNFYKQHQVPLEPIYTGKMMQKIIELIEQDYFEKETKILTFHTGGLQGIEGANQQLQKKNKRLIQF, encoded by the coding sequence ATGCTGACAACCGAACACAATATTCCGATCCAGAAAATTGATAACATCAAAGGTGTAGAACTTTGGATAAAAAGAGAAGACCTTATCGATCAAAAAATCTCTGGGAATAAATATTGGAAACTTTTTTATAATATTAAAAACTATACAGAACAAAATAACATCAATCCAAAACTGATAAGTTTTGGTGGTGCTTTTTCTAATCATATCGTTAGCGTTTCAGCAGTTGCAAAACAGTTAAATTTCCCTAGTCTAGGTATTATACGGGGTGAAGAATTAAAAGACAAAATCTCCGAAAACCCAACACTTCGTCAAGCCTTAGAAAACGGCATGGAATTTCGTTTCGTTTCCAGAGAAAAATACCGAGATAAAGAGCCTTTAAAACTAGAATTGCAAACGGAATTTCCAACATCGCTTGTCATCCCCGAAGGCGGCAGCAACCATCTCGCTGTAGAAGGCATACAATGGATGCTCAGTTCCCATACTAAAGATTTTGATTATCTTTGCAGCGCGGTTGGTACTGGTGGAACAATAGCTGGGATTTCAAAATTTGCAGAACATCATCAAAAAGTAATCGGGATAAAAGTTGTCCAAGATGACAGCCTCGAAGATCAAATTAAAAAATGGTCGGGAAAATCAAATTTTGAACTCATTAATGCTAAAGAAGCACGTTATGGTAAAATAACAGATGATAATATTCGTTTTATAAATAATTTTTATAAACAACATCAAGTTCCTCTCGAGCCTATATATACAGGGAAAATGATGCAAAAAATTATTGAACTTATCGAACAAGATTATTTCGAAAAAGAGACAAAAATTTTGACATTCCACACCGGCGGATTACAAGGCATCGAAGGTGCTAACCAACAACTTCAAAAAAAGAATAAAAGACTAATTCAGTTTTAA
- a CDS encoding transketolase encodes MSKNIEELKSLSTQIRRDILRMVHAVNSGHPGGSLGCAEYFTALYGKVMNYKLPFTMEGKNEDLFFLSNGHISPVFYSTLARFGFFPVSELATFRKLNSRLQGHPTTHEGLPGIRVASGSLGQGLSVALGAAQAKKLDGDKSIVYTLHGDGELQEGQIWEALMYGAAKKVDNIIATIDYNGRQIDGDTDDVLSLGDLHAKLEAFGWLVLEEKNGNDLEAVIAILEKAKAETGNGKPVAILLHTEMGQGVDYMMGSHAWHGKAPNDEQLEKAFQQLQLDEASDY; translated from the coding sequence ATGAGTAAAAATATCGAAGAGCTAAAGAGCCTAAGTACGCAAATCAGAAGAGATATCTTAAGAATGGTGCACGCGGTTAACAGTGGGCATCCAGGAGGATCTCTAGGATGTGCAGAATATTTCACTGCGCTATACGGAAAAGTTATGAACTACAAATTGCCTTTCACAATGGAAGGTAAGAACGAGGACTTATTCTTCCTATCCAACGGGCATATTTCCCCTGTGTTTTACAGTACTTTAGCAAGATTTGGTTTCTTCCCTGTTTCAGAATTAGCAACATTTAGAAAATTAAACTCAAGACTTCAAGGTCACCCAACAACGCACGAAGGTCTTCCGGGAATTCGTGTCGCGTCAGGATCTTTAGGTCAAGGTTTGTCAGTCGCTTTAGGTGCTGCACAAGCTAAAAAACTAGATGGTGACAAGTCTATCGTATATACACTTCACGGTGATGGCGAATTACAAGAAGGTCAAATCTGGGAAGCTTTGATGTATGGCGCTGCGAAAAAAGTGGACAACATCATTGCAACAATAGATTATAATGGAAGACAAATCGATGGTGATACAGATGATGTATTAAGCCTAGGAGATCTTCATGCCAAATTAGAAGCTTTTGGTTGGTTGGTTTTAGAAGAGAAAAACGGAAACGATCTAGAAGCTGTTATCGCCATTTTGGAAAAAGCAAAAGCTGAAACTGGAAACGGAAAACCTGTTGCCATATTGTTACATACAGAAATGGGACAAGGTGTAGATTATATGATGGGTTCTCACGCTTGGCATGGTAAAGCGCCAAACGATGAGCAATTAGAAAAAGCATTTCAACAACTTCAATTGGATGAAGCTTCAGACTATTAA